One Telluria mixta DNA window includes the following coding sequences:
- a CDS encoding peptidase domain-containing ABC transporter, with translation METPSRAPPSTDFLASVEILSPLGREALEQLAEAVQVRHYAFGETICKAGDPAEGLYVVKSGSVRVFSEEHGKELSIGVRKTGETFGDIAMLRDAHHELSARASLKTELWLIPRAAIEPVLARNPQALDFVTSYVAIGSAGGLVARLFDLRGKVGKEELEEMVRSVGVKRVPAGKEILRQDGRDDRRLYVLRQGQVKLVYHDGADELTLATLQAGDMFGEKACLMRQEQMASAVAVSPATLLVIPEKTAHMILERNAGLREVLEDRIRFVERELERQKKLAERRKRPLRLDLAEPGSGERVIRRFALVEQAEEMDCGAACLAMLCRQYGVQITLGKLRELANVTTQGATLDSLARAGETLGFSARGVQCTFDALQGFELPFIVHWEGYHYVIVYGISPRTIWVADPAVGFRKMSVEEFERGWSGTCLVFTPGQDMAAQAVERSPWLRFVGYLRPYRKILLHLFLATFVIQMLGIVPPLIIQNILDGVIVHQNVSLLHLLIAGLVISNVFSQLMATVRAYLANYMVRNLDFSMMAGFFKHTMSLPFSFFAKRKTGDIVARFQENQTIRAFLTESTVTTMLNLLMVFIYFSILFVYNVKLTLLLIAFVIPIMALTILTTPHIKQYARDVFNASTDAHAFLMEALGGVETIKGMGSERPVRLKWEKKYVKALDTQYRAQQFNILVGLASQLLNAGTTIAILWAGASLVLDHELTIGQLIAFNALMGSVLAPLMGLVALWSRLADAGVAMERLGDVLDIEPEQKPSEAASRVVLPDLRGDLKLENVYFRYGGNDTAYVLENISIDIRRGELVAIVGRSGSGKTTLAKLLVGFYAPTDGKILVDGYDMSAIDKDYYRAQVGYVMQSNLLFSGTIAENIASGDESPDRRRIEQVAKMADAHAFISKMPLGYEQVVGERGVGLSGGQVQRLCIARALYQDPRLLVFDEATSALDTQSESNIIANMHEILAGRTAVIIAHRLSTIMRADKIVVLYEGGIVEQGRHDELLAGRGMYYELVQKQLAAA, from the coding sequence ATGGAAACACCGTCCAGAGCCCCGCCGTCCACGGATTTTCTGGCATCCGTGGAGATCCTGTCGCCGCTCGGGCGCGAGGCACTGGAGCAGCTGGCGGAAGCGGTGCAGGTGCGCCATTACGCGTTCGGCGAGACGATCTGCAAGGCGGGCGACCCGGCCGAGGGACTGTATGTGGTGAAATCCGGTTCCGTGCGCGTGTTCTCCGAAGAGCACGGCAAGGAGCTCAGCATCGGCGTACGTAAAACCGGCGAAACGTTCGGCGACATCGCCATGCTGCGCGACGCCCACCACGAGTTGTCGGCGCGTGCATCGCTCAAGACGGAGCTGTGGCTGATCCCGCGCGCGGCGATCGAGCCCGTGCTGGCGCGCAATCCGCAAGCCCTCGATTTCGTCACGAGCTATGTCGCGATCGGTTCCGCCGGCGGCCTCGTGGCGCGCCTGTTCGATTTGCGCGGCAAGGTCGGCAAGGAGGAACTGGAAGAGATGGTGCGCAGCGTGGGCGTCAAGCGCGTCCCGGCCGGCAAGGAAATCCTCAGGCAGGATGGGCGCGACGACCGCCGCCTGTACGTGCTGCGCCAGGGACAAGTCAAACTGGTCTACCACGACGGCGCCGACGAATTGACGTTGGCCACGCTGCAGGCGGGCGACATGTTCGGCGAGAAGGCGTGCCTGATGCGGCAGGAGCAGATGGCATCGGCCGTGGCGGTATCTCCCGCCACCCTGCTCGTCATCCCCGAAAAGACGGCACACATGATCCTCGAGCGCAACGCGGGCCTGCGCGAGGTGCTGGAAGACCGCATCCGCTTCGTCGAACGGGAGCTGGAGCGGCAAAAGAAGCTGGCCGAACGCCGCAAGCGGCCGCTGCGGCTGGACCTCGCCGAGCCCGGGTCCGGCGAGCGCGTGATCCGCCGCTTCGCCCTGGTGGAGCAGGCCGAGGAGATGGATTGCGGCGCGGCCTGCCTGGCCATGCTGTGCCGCCAATACGGCGTGCAGATCACGCTCGGCAAGCTGCGCGAACTGGCCAACGTCACCACGCAGGGCGCCACCCTGGACAGCCTCGCGCGCGCGGGCGAGACCCTCGGCTTCTCCGCGCGCGGCGTACAGTGCACGTTCGACGCGCTGCAGGGGTTCGAGCTGCCCTTCATCGTGCACTGGGAGGGCTACCACTACGTGATCGTGTATGGCATCTCGCCGCGCACCATCTGGGTGGCCGATCCGGCGGTGGGCTTCCGCAAGATGTCCGTCGAGGAATTCGAGCGGGGCTGGAGCGGCACCTGCCTCGTCTTCACGCCCGGCCAGGACATGGCGGCGCAGGCCGTCGAACGCTCGCCGTGGCTGCGCTTCGTGGGCTACCTGCGGCCGTATCGCAAGATCTTGCTGCACCTGTTCCTGGCCACGTTCGTGATCCAGATGCTGGGCATCGTGCCGCCCCTGATCATCCAGAACATCCTGGACGGCGTGATCGTGCACCAGAACGTCAGCCTGCTGCATTTGCTGATCGCCGGGCTCGTCATTTCGAACGTGTTCTCGCAGCTGATGGCGACCGTGCGCGCCTACCTCGCCAACTACATGGTGCGCAACCTCGACTTCTCGATGATGGCGGGGTTCTTCAAGCACACGATGTCGCTGCCGTTCTCGTTCTTTGCCAAGCGCAAGACGGGCGACATCGTCGCGCGCTTCCAGGAAAACCAGACGATCCGCGCCTTTTTGACCGAGTCCACCGTCACGACGATGCTGAACCTCTTGATGGTGTTCATCTATTTTTCCATCCTGTTCGTCTACAACGTCAAGCTGACCTTATTGTTGATCGCGTTCGTCATCCCGATCATGGCGCTGACGATCCTGACGACACCGCACATCAAGCAGTACGCGCGCGACGTCTTCAATGCCTCCACCGACGCGCACGCCTTCCTGATGGAAGCGCTGGGCGGCGTGGAGACGATCAAGGGCATGGGCAGCGAGCGTCCCGTGCGCCTGAAATGGGAAAAGAAATACGTCAAGGCGCTCGACACGCAATACCGCGCGCAGCAATTCAACATTCTCGTCGGCCTCGCGAGCCAGCTACTGAATGCGGGCACGACGATCGCGATCCTGTGGGCCGGCGCGAGCCTCGTCCTCGACCATGAATTGACGATTGGCCAGCTGATCGCCTTCAATGCCCTGATGGGCAGTGTGCTGGCACCGTTGATGGGGCTGGTGGCGCTATGGAGCCGGCTGGCGGACGCCGGCGTCGCGATGGAACGCCTCGGCGACGTGCTCGACATCGAGCCGGAACAAAAACCCAGCGAGGCGGCCAGCCGCGTCGTGCTGCCCGATTTGCGCGGCGACCTGAAACTCGAGAACGTGTACTTCCGCTATGGCGGCAACGACACTGCGTACGTGCTGGAAAACATCAGCATCGATATCCGGCGTGGCGAGCTCGTCGCCATCGTCGGCCGCAGCGGCTCGGGCAAGACGACGCTGGCGAAACTGCTGGTCGGCTTTTATGCGCCCACGGACGGCAAGATCCTTGTCGACGGCTACGACATGAGCGCGATCGACAAGGATTATTACCGCGCCCAGGTCGGCTACGTCATGCAGAGCAATCTACTGTTCTCCGGCACCATCGCGGAAAACATTGCGAGCGGTGACGAGAGCCCGGACCGGCGCCGCATCGAGCAGGTCGCAAAGATGGCCGATGCACACGCCTTCATCAGCAAGATGCCGCTCGGGTACGAGCAGGTGGTGGGCGAGCGCGGCGTCGGGCTGTCCGGCGGCCAGGTGCAGCGTTTATGTATCGCCCGCGCGCTGTACCAGGACCCGCGCCTGCTCGTGTTCGACGAAGCGACGTCGGCACTCGATACGCAGTCCGAAAGCAACATCATCGCGAACATGCACGAGATCCTTGCGGGACGCACGGCCGTGATCATCGCGCACCGGCTCAGCACGATCATGCGGGCGGATAAAATCGTCGTGCTGTACGAGGGCGGCATCGTCGAACAGGGCCGGCACGACGAGCTGCTGGCCGGGCGCGGCATGTATTACGAGCTCGTGCAGAAGCAGTTAGCGGCAGCATGA
- a CDS encoding sigma-54 interaction domain-containing protein produces MKLFNQDLPRGASSMSYAGLLERLEILRSTLRWASRLERPDIEKLLRQANAVRDEVMQLSHRERFVQAVGSQAAPEQAPEQTPTERRQALLARSFVFEGTFGDNPRLLDALEIAEKAAPTDLPVLVDGESGTGKELMAKVIHANGARADKAYISVNCGAIPESLIESELFGHKRGAFTGAATDRKGKFESAHKGTIFLDEIGELPLQGQVKLLRVLQSHEIQRVGSDETIAVDARIVAATNKNLRKLIELGQFREDLFYRLSVIHVTLPPLRERKDEIPLLLAYYGDEAAEALKRRPVAMTPALRAFLLDYTYPGNIRELRNLMYRLACLAGDTADIAHLPEDVRPVAAAPVRVPAASSEPPASLAEAKRAASDEAERACLERGLKDVGGTVAELARRWDMNRSHLQILLKKHGLHSKDFRRH; encoded by the coding sequence ATGAAACTGTTCAATCAAGACTTGCCGCGCGGCGCATCGTCGATGTCGTACGCGGGTTTGCTGGAGCGTCTGGAAATCCTGCGCTCGACCTTGCGCTGGGCCAGCCGCCTGGAGCGCCCCGACATCGAAAAGCTGCTGCGCCAGGCGAACGCCGTACGCGACGAAGTGATGCAGCTGTCGCACAGGGAGCGTTTCGTGCAGGCGGTCGGAAGCCAGGCGGCGCCGGAGCAGGCGCCTGAGCAGACGCCAACTGAGCGCCGCCAGGCCCTGCTCGCGCGCAGCTTCGTGTTCGAAGGCACGTTCGGCGACAACCCGCGCCTGCTGGACGCGCTCGAGATCGCGGAAAAGGCGGCGCCGACCGACCTGCCCGTCCTCGTCGATGGCGAAAGCGGCACGGGCAAGGAATTGATGGCCAAGGTGATCCACGCGAACGGCGCGCGTGCCGACAAGGCGTATATCTCCGTCAACTGCGGCGCGATTCCCGAGAGCCTGATCGAATCGGAGCTGTTCGGCCACAAGCGCGGCGCATTCACCGGCGCGGCGACGGACCGCAAGGGCAAGTTCGAAAGCGCGCACAAGGGCACGATCTTCCTGGATGAGATCGGAGAGCTGCCGCTGCAGGGGCAAGTGAAATTGCTGCGCGTATTGCAGTCGCACGAGATCCAGCGCGTGGGCTCGGACGAGACGATCGCCGTCGACGCCCGCATCGTCGCCGCCACCAACAAGAATTTGCGCAAGCTGATCGAACTGGGCCAGTTCCGCGAAGACCTGTTTTACCGGCTCAGCGTGATCCACGTGACCTTGCCGCCCCTGCGCGAGAGAAAGGACGAGATTCCCCTGCTGCTGGCCTATTACGGCGACGAGGCGGCCGAAGCGCTGAAGCGGCGGCCGGTCGCGATGACGCCGGCATTACGCGCCTTCCTGCTCGATTACACCTACCCCGGCAACATCCGCGAATTGCGCAACCTGATGTACCGGCTGGCCTGCCTGGCCGGAGACACGGCGGACATCGCGCACCTGCCCGAGGACGTCCGGCCTGTCGCTGCGGCACCTGTGCGGGTGCCGGCGGCATCATCCGAGCCGCCGGCTTCGCTGGCCGAAGCCAAGCGCGCGGCCAGCGACGAAGCCGAGCGCGCCTGCCTGGAACGCGGCCTGAAGGACGTCGGCGGCACCGTGGCCGAACTGGCGCGGCGCTGGGACATGAACCGTTCCCATTTACAGATCCTGTTGAAAAAGCACGGCCTGCATTCGAAGGATTTTCGCCGGCATTAG
- a CDS encoding peptidylprolyl isomerase, translated as MAGIVRIDDEVITTDDFIRTLKLNGQFEGLVEQMVRDRLAARAARQAGLVLAPEQIQERADAFRRALGLHRAADTNHYLDALGVSLDEFEAYITDGLYQEKMLEQVCSEAAVAQYFKLNSPRFDSVEVSHVVLDSEGAAREMLSVLQEEPEAFAEMAREHSIDEGTRQQGGVIGKVLRGSLKGDIEARVFNAREGELLGPFPSPDGACHEIFCVNAKHPATLDADTAAEVRRLLREEWLMARAQEHVIEACPTR; from the coding sequence ATGGCAGGCATCGTGCGCATCGACGACGAAGTGATCACGACGGATGACTTCATCCGTACGCTGAAGCTGAACGGACAGTTCGAAGGATTGGTCGAGCAGATGGTGCGCGACCGTCTTGCGGCGCGCGCCGCGCGGCAGGCCGGCCTGGTGCTCGCGCCCGAACAGATCCAGGAGCGCGCCGACGCCTTCCGCCGCGCGCTCGGCCTGCACCGCGCGGCCGACACCAACCACTATCTCGACGCGCTCGGCGTCTCGCTGGACGAGTTCGAGGCGTACATCACCGACGGCCTGTACCAGGAAAAGATGCTGGAGCAGGTGTGCAGCGAGGCGGCCGTCGCGCAGTATTTCAAGCTCAATTCGCCGCGCTTCGACAGCGTGGAGGTCAGCCACGTCGTGCTCGATTCCGAGGGCGCGGCCAGGGAGATGCTGTCCGTGCTGCAGGAGGAACCGGAGGCGTTCGCCGAGATGGCGCGCGAACACTCCATCGACGAGGGCACCCGCCAGCAGGGCGGCGTCATCGGCAAGGTGTTGCGCGGCTCGCTCAAGGGCGACATCGAGGCGCGCGTGTTCAATGCGCGCGAGGGTGAACTGCTCGGGCCGTTTCCATCGCCCGACGGCGCGTGCCATGAAATCTTTTGCGTCAACGCGAAACACCCGGCCACGCTCGATGCCGACACGGCCGCCGAAGTGCGGCGCCTGCTGCGCGAAGAATGGCTGATGGCACGCGCGCAGGAACACGTGATCGAAGCGTGCCCGACGCGCTGA
- a CDS encoding PP2C family protein-serine/threonine phosphatase, which translates to MGEALQLRWTSAARTDTGLVRSNNEDAVLDRPARRMWAVADGMGGHAFGEIASRMTVEALDALPPEDALQQAVAAARVCLLEVNGLLMAEAAARNVPVIGTTLVLLVASGRTAVCVWAGDSRIYLCRGGSLHQLTRDHNQFEELQTRNHLSPADASAYPGATMITRALGAAATLELDEVQVQVSDGDIFLLCSDGLSNAVSPEAMFGALTGGHCAQAADTLVRLALEAGGRDNISVIVVRADDVEPDQTVLNPSL; encoded by the coding sequence ATGGGCGAGGCGCTGCAACTCCGCTGGACCTCGGCGGCGCGCACCGACACGGGACTGGTGCGCAGCAATAACGAGGATGCCGTGCTGGACCGGCCGGCGCGGCGAATGTGGGCCGTCGCCGACGGCATGGGCGGTCATGCGTTCGGCGAAATCGCGAGCCGGATGACGGTGGAGGCGCTGGACGCGCTGCCGCCGGAAGACGCCCTGCAGCAAGCCGTCGCCGCCGCGCGCGTATGCCTGCTCGAAGTGAACGGCCTGCTCATGGCGGAGGCTGCCGCGCGCAACGTGCCCGTCATCGGCACGACACTCGTCCTGCTGGTGGCATCCGGCCGCACCGCCGTCTGCGTCTGGGCCGGTGACAGCCGCATCTATCTATGCCGCGGCGGCAGCCTGCACCAGCTCACGCGCGATCACAACCAGTTCGAGGAACTGCAAACGCGGAACCATCTGTCGCCCGCCGACGCATCGGCTTACCCGGGCGCGACCATGATCACGCGCGCGCTCGGCGCGGCCGCGACGCTGGAACTGGACGAAGTGCAGGTGCAGGTGAGCGACGGCGACATCTTCCTGCTCTGCAGCGACGGCCTGAGCAATGCAGTCAGCCCGGAGGCCATGTTCGGCGCGCTGACCGGCGGCCACTGCGCGCAGGCGGCCGATACGCTCGTCCGGCTGGCGCTGGAAGCGGGCGGGCGCGACAACATCTCCGTCATCGTCGTGCGCGCGGACGACGTCGAGCCCGACCAGACCGTCCTCAATCCCTCCTTGTAA